One region of Phragmites australis chromosome 18, lpPhrAust1.1, whole genome shotgun sequence genomic DNA includes:
- the LOC133899363 gene encoding putative B3 domain-containing protein Os08g0157700 has translation MDLSLGTLVEATQEVQEERQQEDQYEDEEDHLHQHQVGRQGRHHHEGDGVAVAGGVLEREHMFDKVLTPSDVGKLNRLVVPKQHAERFFPAAVSEGTQLCFEDRAGTPWQFRFSYWGSSQSYVMTKGWSRFVRAARLAAGDTVSFSRTRAGGRYFIDYRHCQRRRRDISFRDAAAMPAWQLLGGVQRTAAGGGVGATITIVDAVTVPGHHVEVGPPRARSFRLFGVNVEYGGDDPAA, from the coding sequence ATGGACCTGAGCTTAGGCACACTGGTAGAAGCGACTCAAGAAGTCCAAGAAGAACGTCAGCAAGAAGACCAGTACGAGGATGAAGAAGATCACTTGCACCAACACCAAGTTGGACGCCAAGGTCGGCACCACCACGAAGGCGATGGCGTGGCAGTGGCCGGAGGTGTCCTGGAGCGGGAGCACATGTTCGACAAGGTGCTGACACCGAGCGACGTCGGCAAGCTCAACCGGCTGGTCGTGCCGAAGCAGCACGCCGAGCGGTTCTTCCCCGCGGCGGTCAGCGAGGGTACGCAGCTGTGCTTCGAGGACCGCGCCGGCACGCCGTGGCAGTTCCGGTTCTCCTACTGGGGGAGCAGCCAGAGCTACGTCATGACCAAGGGCTGGAGCCGCTTCGTCCGCGCCGCGCGCCTCGCCGCGGGGGACACCGTATCCTTCTCCCGCACGCGCGCCGGCGGCCGCTACTTCATCGACTACCGCCActgccagcgccgccgccgtgaCATCAGTTTCAGAGACGCCGCCGCCATGCCGGCGTGGCAGCTCCTCGGCGGGGTGCAAAGAaccgcggcgggcggcggcgttGGCGCGACGATCACGATCGTGGACGCGGTGACCGTACCCGGTCATCACGTCGAGGTGGGACCCCCGAGGGCGAGGAGCTTCAGGCTCTTTGGGGTAAATGTCGAGTACGGCGGCGACGACCCGGCGGCATAA